One genomic region from Nymphaea colorata isolate Beijing-Zhang1983 chromosome 12, ASM883128v2, whole genome shotgun sequence encodes:
- the LOC116266466 gene encoding cell number regulator 6-like → MAEDTVRSHYVKLRKDNEGPVEEIVTGELNQAIQVPQLLVHKCRECGQPLPANHEPPADEPWTTGIFGCTEDTSSCWHGLFCPCVLFGRNVENLRDDIPWTRPCICHAIFVEGGIALGAATAIFHGIDPSTSFLIGEGLLFTWWMCGIYTGLFRQELQRKYHLKNSPCDPCMVHCCMHWCALCQEHREMKGRLDDDVVTPMTVVNPPPVQEMKQPEIQTPARQNDVDQTDLEMQAL, encoded by the exons ATGGCGGAAGACACGGTGAGATCGCATTATGTGAAGCTGAGAAAGGACAATGAAGGGCCGGTCGAGGAGATCGTGACTGGGGAGCTGAATCAGGCCATTCAAGTTCCTCAG TTACTTGTGCATAAATGTCGTGAGTGCGGGCAGCCGCTTCCTGCTAACCATGAACCACCTGCTGATGAGCCCTGGACTACTGGGATATTTGGATGCACAGAAGATACTTCCAGCT GCTGGCATGGACTGTTTTGCCCATGTGTGCTATTTGGTCGcaatgttgaaaatttgaggGATGACATTCCTTGGACTAGACCTTGTATTTGTCATGCCATATTTGTTGAGGGTGGCATAGCACTTGGAGCAGCAACTGCAATATTCCATGGCATTGACCCCTCAACGTCATTCCTGATCGGTGAAGGATTGCTGTTCACTTGGTGGATGTGTGGCATCTACACGGGCCTGTTTCGACAAGAGTTGCAGAGGAAGTATCATttaaag AACTCGCCATGCGATCCATGTATGGTTCATTGTTGTATGCACTGGTGTGCACTTTGTCAAGAGCATCGAGAAATGAAAGGGCGCCTGGATGATGACGTTGTTACACCCATGACTGTTGTGAATCCACCACCTGTGCAAGAAATGAAGCAGCCTGAAATCCAGACTCCGGCAAGACAAAATGATGTTGATCAGACCGATCTGGAGATGCAAGCTTTGTAG